In Aegilops tauschii subsp. strangulata cultivar AL8/78 chromosome 3, Aet v6.0, whole genome shotgun sequence, one genomic interval encodes:
- the LOC109775290 gene encoding 17.5 kDa class II heat shock protein, with protein MEGRMFGLETPLMTALQHLLDVPDGEAGGPGNAAGEKQGPTRAYVRDARAMAATPADVKELPGAYAFVVDMPGLGSGDIKVQVEDERVLVISGERRREEKEDAKYLRMERRMGKMMRKFVLPENADMEKISAVCRDGVLTVSLEKLPPPETKKPKTIQVQVA; from the coding sequence ATGGAGGGCAGGATGTTCGGACTGGAGACCCCGCTGATGACGGCGCTGCAGCACCTGCTGGACGTCCCGGACGGCGAGGCCGGCGGACCCGGCAATGCCGCCGGCGAGAAGCAGGGCCCGACGCGCGCCTACGTCCGCGACGCGCGCGCCATGGCGGCCACCCCGGCCGACGTGAAGGAGCTGCCGGGCGCGTACGCGTTCGTGGTGGACATGCCGGGGCTGGGGTCCGGCGACATCAAGGTGCAGGTGGAGGACGAGCGGGTGTTGGTGATcagcggcgagcggcggagggAGGAGAAGGAGGACGCCAAGTACCTGCGGATGGAGCGCCGCATGGGCAAGATGATGCGCAAGTTCGTGCTCCCCGAGAACGCCGACATGGAGAAGATCTCCGCCGTGTGCCGCGACGGCGTGCTCACCGTCTCCTTGGAGAAGCTGCCGCCGCccgaaaccaagaagcccaagaccATCCAGGTCCAGGTCGCCTGA
- the LOC109775282 gene encoding 17.5 kDa class II heat shock protein-like: MAGMMFGLDAPMMTALQHLLDIPDGETGAPGGEEQGPTRAYVRDARAMAATPADVKELPGAYAFVVDMPGLGSGDIKVQVEDERVLVISGERRREEKEDAKYLRMERRMGKLMRKFVLPENADMEKISAACRDGVLTVTVEKLPPPEPKKPKTIQVQVA, translated from the coding sequence ATGGCGGGCATGATGTTCGGCTTGGATGCCCCGATGATGACCGCGCTGCAGCACCTGCTGGACATCCCGGACGGCGAGACCGGTGCCCCCGGCGGCGAGGAGCAGGGCCCGACGCGCGCCTACGTCCGCGACGCGCGCGCCATGGCGGCCACCCCCGCCGACGTGAAGGAGCTGCCGGGCGCGTACGCGTTCGTGGTGGACATGCCGGGGCTGGGGTCCGGCGACATCAAGGTGCAGGTGGAGGACGAGCGGGTGCTGGTCATCAGCGGGGAGCGGCGGAGGGAGGAGAAGGAGGACGCCAAGTACCTGCGGATGGAGCGCCGCATGGGCAAGCTGATGCGCAAGTTCGTGCTGCCAGAGAACGCCGACATGGAGAAGATCTCCGCCGCGTGCCGCGACGGCGTGCTCACCGTCACCGTCGAGAAGCTGCCGCCGCCCGAGCCAAAGAAGCCGAAGACCATCCAGGTCCAGGTCGCCTGA